One genomic region from Quercus robur chromosome 4, dhQueRobu3.1, whole genome shotgun sequence encodes:
- the LOC126724169 gene encoding callose synthase 2-like has product MGCKNMQVNSLTSWFFEITLYNMIEMAFELYGMLDGRISPMTGEPVKPVYGGDDEAFLKKVVTPIYEKIAKEAKRRRGKAKHSRWRNYDDLNENFWSVDCFRLGWPMRADADFFCQPLEKLRVDKKFVCCNFRLYVACLLVF; this is encoded by the exons ATGGGCTGCAAGAATATGCAAGTCAACTCACTGACTTCGTGGTTTTTTGAAATTACTTTATACAATATGATAGAG ATGGCTTTTGAGTTGTATGGGATGCTGGATGGAAGAATTAGTCCAATGACTGGTGAGCCTGTAAAGCCAGTCTATGGTGGTGATGATGAGGCTTTTCTAAAGAAAGTGGTAACTCCAATATATGAGAAAATAGCAAAG GAAGCTAAAAGGAGAAGAGGAAAAGCAAAGCATTCTCGGTGGAGAAATTATGATGATTTAAATGAAAACTTCTG GTCAGTTGATTGTTTTCGGCTAGGTTGGCCTATGCGTGCTGACGCTGATTTCTTTTGCCAACCTCTGGAAAAGCTTCGAGTTGACAAAAAGTTTGTATGTTGTAATTTTCGGTTATATGTTGcttgtttgttagttttctaG